The Poriferisphaera corsica DNA segment CCCTTCGATGTTATGCTTGTCAAAAAAATCGGCGCACCCGAACAACCCGAACTTGCGATCGGCGCTGTTGCAGGCGACAACCTCACCATTCTCGACAAATCACTCATTAAAAGCGTCGGCTTGTCTAATCATGCCATTGAAATACTCATTGACACCAAACGCCATGAACTCAACCTGCAACGTCTCCGCTATGAACTTGATCGTCCACACCCAGACCTCTACAAGCAAGATGTCATTCTTGTCGATGACGGCCTCGCAACGGGCACGACCATGGTCGCTGCAATCCGCGCCGCCAGATCTTCACGCCCCAATCGCATTATCCTCGCTGTCCCCGTTGCCCCACCTGATACCATCAAGAAAATAAACCCAATGGTAGACTTCATCATCTGCCCCCTTCAACCAGAAAACTTCCACAGCGTTAGCGAATTTTACGACAATTTCCCCCAAACCAGTGACGATGAAGTTAAACAAATCCTATCTCACGCTGGCTAGCACCCGCCACATACCTCTCAATATGAAGACACTTCCGATCCTCGGGTTCAACCGTTATACTGCAAACAACCATCCTCATTATTTGGAGTTGCAGCATGACACGACGATCAAACCTGATCCTGCTATTTCTTTCCCTCATCTGTCTTGTATCAATCACATCTCAGCAGCTACAAGCCGCAGAGAATGCATCCTCCAAATCACAACCCAAAACGATCACCCTCAAAGTTTTCTGGATCGGCAACTCCTACACCGCTTCTGGCAACCTGCCCCAACTCGTCACAAACATGATGGCAGAGGGCCGTACTAAATATCGCATGGACGCCTCCCATCACTGGGTCGGCGGCAAAGGTTGGGATCACCACGTCGAAGAAACGAACGTGCTATCCAAAATCTCCGCAGGTAACTACGACTACGTCGTCCTTCAGGACTACTCATACGCGCCCACGCACCGTAAAGAAAAGATGCGCAAATACGGCAAAATCCTCGCCGACGCCATCAAAGATTCC contains these protein-coding regions:
- a CDS encoding phosphoribosyltransferase; translation: MAVRYQNRSHAGRILANHIRDSKCHCQSNSIVLGMPRGGVPVAYEVALELQLPFDVMLVKKIGAPEQPELAIGAVAGDNLTILDKSLIKSVGLSNHAIEILIDTKRHELNLQRLRYELDRPHPDLYKQDVILVDDGLATGTTMVAAIRAARSSRPNRIILAVPVAPPDTIKKINPMVDFIICPLQPENFHSVSEFYDNFPQTSDDEVKQILSHAG